The bacterium DNA segment GTGCAGGCCGCCGCCAACCGCGACCCGGAGGTCTTCGCCGAGCCCGACCGCTTCGACCTGGAGCGCAACCCCACCGAGCACGTGGGCTTCGGTTTCGGTTTGCACTACTGCCTCGGTGCCGCGGTGGCCCGCCTGGAAGGGTCGATCGCCCTCGACGCGCTCGCCCGGCGGCTGCCCGACCTGCGCCCCGGCCCCGAGCCCCCCGAGTGGCACCCCACCCTCATCAGCCGGGGCATGTCCTCGTTCTGCGTGTCCTACACCCCCAGCGAGGGGGCGGCGGCGTGAGCACATCGGCCAGCGACTCCGCTGTGACTTCCCTGGCCGGCAAGCGGGCCGCCGTCACCGGCGCCAGCGGCGACATCGGGGGGGCCATCGCCTCCGCGCTCGCCGCCGCCGGGGCCGACGTGGCACTGCTGGCGCGCCGGCGGGAACGTCTGGAGACCCTCGCCGGCGAGATCCGGGCGACGGGGCGCCGAGCCGCGGTCGTGCCCGTCGACGTGACCGACGGCGAGGCCCTGGCCGCCGCCGCCGCTGCCGCCGCCGAGGAGTTGGGACCCATCGACATCCTCGTGAACAACGCCGGCGGGGCCCGCTTCCTGGCCCCGGCACTGGAAGTCGCCGAGGCCGGCTGGACAAGGACGGTGGCGCTCAACCTCACAGCGCCGTTCCTGTGCGCCCAGGCATTCGGTGGCCCGATGGTCGAACGGGGCGGTGGCTCGATCGTGAACGTGGGCTCCGTGGCCGGCTTGCGCCACCTCGCCGGCATGTCGGCCTACAGCTCGGCCAAGGGGGGACTCTTCGCCCAGACCCGCGCCCTGGCCCGCGAGTGGGCCCCCCGCGGCGTGCGGGTCAACGCCGTCGCCCCCGGCTACGTTGCCACCTCCGGCTGGGACGCCTTCGACCGCGGAGAGGTCACTGCGGCCTCGGCGCTCAGCATCCCGCTGGGCCGCTGGGCCACGCCCGCCGAGGTGGCCGGCCCCGTCGCCTTCCTGGCCTCCGACGCCGCTTCCTACATAACCGGCGCCACCCTCATCATCGACGGCGGGATGCTGGCATGACGGCACCGATCCAGACCCTGCAAGGACGGACCAACAATCGAGGGAGGGGGGCGGGGGGCCGAACTGCGACGCCTTGCGCCCGCGCGAAGGAGCAGAGCGGCACCGCGGACCCCGCCCGGACCGCAGCAAACCGACCAGGGCAGGGGCCGGGGGGCCGAACTGCGACGCCTTGCGCCCGCGCGAAGGAGCAGAGCGGCACCGCGGACCCCGCCCGGACCGCAGACAAAGTCCGATCGAACCCCTGAGACCACAAGGAGAGGCAACGTGACCAGCGACCTGGAGCGCCGAATCGCCCGCATCGAGGCCCGCGAGGCGATCCGCGAACTGGTCTTCGACTACTCGGTGGCCGTTGACGACCGGGACTACGACCGCATCGGCGAGATCTTCTGCGATGACGCCACGTTCGCCCACGCCGACGGCCGCGACTCCACCGAGGGCCGCGACGCCATCGTGGACTTCTACCGGTACCGCACCGGCCTGATGGGGCCCACCTACCACTATCCCCACAGCCACCGGATCGACTTCGACGACGACGACCACGCCACGGGGACGGTGCTCGCCCACGCCGAGCTGGCGCTGGAAGGAACCACCTACCAGGTGGGACTCCGCTACGCCGACACCTACCGGCGCCAGGACGGCACCTGGCTCTTCGGCTCGCGCACGGTCTGCTTCCTGTACTTCATGCCGCTGAGCGAACTGGTGGACGGGGGCCTCGGCGCCCCGGATCGCAAGCGCTACCCCGACGTCGGCCCCGTGGCCGCCGACCTGCCCGAGACGCTGGCAACCTGGCGTGCCGCCAAGGGTTCCCGCTGAGCACCATCGAGTCGCCGCCCCCCCCCTCCAGCTCCTTTCACTATGACTGACACATGGCGAGTGACGTCACTTGAGCATGTCGAGCACACTCTCAGCAATGGCTTGACCCAGCAGCGGCGGCACGGCATTACCAATCTGCTTCGCGATCTGAGTCCGTGTCCCAGAG contains these protein-coding regions:
- a CDS encoding SDR family NAD(P)-dependent oxidoreductase is translated as MSTSASDSAVTSLAGKRAAVTGASGDIGGAIASALAAAGADVALLARRRERLETLAGEIRATGRRAAVVPVDVTDGEALAAAAAAAAEELGPIDILVNNAGGARFLAPALEVAEAGWTRTVALNLTAPFLCAQAFGGPMVERGGGSIVNVGSVAGLRHLAGMSAYSSAKGGLFAQTRALAREWAPRGVRVNAVAPGYVATSGWDAFDRGEVTAASALSIPLGRWATPAEVAGPVAFLASDAASYITGATLIIDGGMLA
- a CDS encoding nuclear transport factor 2 family protein — protein: MTSDLERRIARIEAREAIRELVFDYSVAVDDRDYDRIGEIFCDDATFAHADGRDSTEGRDAIVDFYRYRTGLMGPTYHYPHSHRIDFDDDDHATGTVLAHAELALEGTTYQVGLRYADTYRRQDGTWLFGSRTVCFLYFMPLSELVDGGLGAPDRKRYPDVGPVAADLPETLATWRAAKGSR